A window of Nicotiana sylvestris chromosome 8, ASM39365v2, whole genome shotgun sequence genomic DNA:
tttctttttgtttataaGCATATTGGAGATGGAGTTATCTTATCCTTTGGGTAGATTTAGTCTTATGTACTTTAAAAAAGGAGCTAATGACATCTCACTGGTAATATGATACCCAAAAAGTAATAGGAAGATAAGAGAATAGAAGTTTCTCCAAAAGTGGACATATTTTTAGGACAACAGAGATCAGAGGGATAGTTAACTTGGTacatagaaattaaatgacttctttttttcttttgatagACGAGAAAGCAATTAGCGTacatgaaacaataaaagaagcaATTCATATATTAGATACATTATTCATATAATGGAATGGTAAAGAACCGGAATCATTAACACACTTGACATGAGAAGCAAGAAATGGAACAAGCTTGTATCAGCCTTCTATCCTACAAAACATCTGTTTATCTTGTCTCTTGAAGGGTGACTATTTGGAATAGACTTATTCTCATGGAGAGCTACCGAATTAAATCATCTGAACTATTTACATGATATTATAGCTTTCACACCATCCTAAATGGACAATTTAAAAAGTTGTGCCGTTGGATCATCCTTCATCATACTGAGACCAGATGTAACCGCTATTTGTTGCTAGAGTGTCTAGAAGTCCTCTGCGTCCAGGATGAGCTTGAAACATAGTTTAATCACAGAACAGATAGAGAAGAAAGGGGAAAAATGTGACTCTTCCTATTTTATTCTATACTATCATTGTTAGGCATCACTTCCAAATTTAGAGTAATGGAAAGTTCTAAATTAAGGTTGAAAGTTAACTTCAAGTGGGTACATGCAGGACAAGAGTTTCAGTgctggaaaaaaaaacaaagaacatCTTACCTCTTGACTGAGAAGAGTAGAGTAGTTCCCACTTTGATCCTATGTTTCTTGTCAGATCTGCTGATATAAACTTCTTTCCCATGTTTCTACAAAAAGAGAAACAAATCCAAAGACAAATCAGGTATCAAATCTAGATCTCAGCTCAAGTTCTCAGTTCTCATCAGTTCAAAGTGCTTACAATTTTATACTTAAAATCTTCTCGAATGTCTTCATCTGCTATGAAGGCAGAAGCAAAACCAAGAACAATTATGTGAATAGACTGCTGGCCAACTTTGACGACCTCACCTTctgaaaagataaaaataaaagaaagattaaAGAAACAATGTTAGCCCAAAAGAAGTTACAATCTTACATCTATCACATTCcacttttaaatatttatttatctaTCTCCGGGTGGGAGTTGAGTTTTGAGTTTTGAGTTTCTGAAATCAAGGGAGAACAATGAAGGTGGTGAAATTATGACACAATTTATTTTAACTTCacccccaccccccccccccaccccagaAAAAAGCCTGGAAGATAACTGAACTAGAGTTTTCCAAAAAATCATATAGTGTGCTTGATCCACAAACACACATGAGAAGTTGCAGGAGTACCTAATAGCATTTCTGGCTTGGGATAAAAAAGTAGCAATTTTGCTTCAAATCTCACACCAAAATAAGGGTGAATTCCTGGCAGAATTTTAGCCAAATTGCTACTAAACTTTGGTTCATAAGTCAATACCACACCATCTAAAGCTTCATTGAACCTGTAAAAAATAAAAGGGAACCTGATGAACAAAAGTACCCAACAAAACAAGTGGAGTGGAAGTCCAATTACACTTAGACATCGAAATCCTTAGTGATAAAAGGAGAGCAGAGACAAGAAAGAGAAGATAGAATAATTAACGCATTAAAAGTTGGAGCTCTTAAATAACAGGATTGACAGCCCAACATAAAACAGGCAGGAAAAGGAAGGCTATCAGCTACCTCCTGAAATAAACTCAACACTACGTCCAATTGACTGAACAAGCTAAAACAAATGGGCTACACAATCCATTTACAGTCAATCATTCAATTAATCAATTAGGCATCAACCCCAAACTAATTGCAGAGATGTAATGGAACCTCTTTCCCATTTAACAAGATATAGCGCATGTCTAGTTGAGCACATCCTAACGAAGACAATGTTTAGAGGATTTATCATGTTATGACTACTTTTATGTTGTCAGTCAACCTACCACAACACTCTTCTATACGAAGCTCATATAGACAGAGCTCAACAGAAGCCCTATTCAAACAAGAAAATTGAGCATCAATTAAACGTATTTATAAAACCTCTATTCAAAAATACGTTGTTAGCTAATTAACTTTACACCAACAATGAGCACAGCCAACAATTTCTGATACCAAGAAAGTGATTTTTTTTAAGGTTCATCATATGAAACCTTAAATTCTCTACGaccaaaaatagaaaatagaagtGAGAAGGATAATGGAAGATTACTTGAAAAGAAGAGAGCTGAGTTCACGATAAACAGCGTCCATGACATTTTTGGCCTTCTGTGGATGTAAATACACAACCAAATTCGCTCTACACTCTTTCAATGCCTCCATTTTATTGATTCAACAGATACTTTGATGCCAATTTTGTGAATGACAGGAGTGTAGAAATTGGGAGCAATAGGGTTTTTACATAAGCCTTGGAATCCTAGCAAAGTGTATACAAGTTTGTAATATTAAAAATTTTATCCTTGAGGTTTGATAAATAGCACTTAGACCTCTTTATTAGTGTttgaaaagagttcgaccttttcataaaaaaattaaaaaaaaacactgTAACAGTTAAAACTTTTTTTCTTGGTATTTGGTTAAAAATATTATTTGCAAATAGTTGAAAAAGAAAATGGCTGAAACTTCTTTAAATTTGAGTCACCTAATAATTATTAAGGCATGCTAGAATATACTTGACTAGCGGACTCTTAATATCGAGAGTTAAGAACTCAAATTCCTTCAATTGCAATAGAGGTGTCAAATGAGTGGGTTGAACTGAATACGAGTAAATAGGCATATTCAGTAAATGAATTCGTAAAACTACCCAAAATTTACTTAGTCTAAGATGGAATTAGGGCAAAACATGTTTTTATGAATACGATTCAAGTTTGAAGCAAAAACAAAACATAGACAAGAATAATGCGTATTTAAGATTcaagcaaaaacaaaaaatagacaATAATAACTTCTTATCTTGCAATATAAATATACAATATTATATTTCTAACTAGAAATAACTAGTAAAACTTTTCGGATTTAGAATATTGACTTTTTATATTCACAAATCTTAAGAAACAAAACTGAGCTAGGAATCAACCAATGTAAATTAATGCGGAAATAATGTTTGAATATATAAACTGCATAAAAGCATGAAATGACATTGGTTTACATATCAGCGGATGCAAGAAATGATTTTAAGTAGTTGGATTTTTGAGCCTAAAGAATTTTATTTGATGATAAAAACAAATTCTGACCACTTAGGTCAACTGTCATTATATTCATTCTATCCTCCCTCTTGAAGTGTGATATTATCTGCTTTAAGTTAAGTTCGTGTCATTTTCATGTGAAACTTTTGTTTACATACCCTaataattctttttaataataaatATCTGCAAATCCCGCACCTTAAATATCAGCTACCTCCTGAAATAAACTCAATACTCCGTCCAATTGACTGAAAAAGCTGAACAAATAAATGGGCTACACAATCCATTTACAATCAATCATTCAATTAATCAACTACATATCAATCCCAAACTAGTCGTGGAGATGTAACGGAACCTCTTTCGCATTTAACAATACACCCCGATGACCATATAGTGCATGCCTAGGTGAGCATATCCTGACGAAGCCAATATTTAGAGGATTCATCATATTAtgactttttcttttttgttgtcttaACCTACCACAACTCTCCCTTATGCGAGCTCAGAACTGATATCAAAGCTCACATAGTTAGGAATGGTGGTACCATGAGCTTCAAAAGTTACATTGATATTTGAAGATGCTGAGTCAGTTTCTTCAACCAATATAAAGGTACTACTCCTAAAGCCCAATGTACCACCATTTTTAACACACATATGCAGAATTCTACACAAGCCCTCCTTTTTTTTTAATCGTCAGTTCTTCACGAGCCATCTTCAAACAAGAAGATTGAGCATCACCCTAAAGTATATTATAAACCAATGCATCATTAGCTATTTAACTTAACACCAACAATGCAGCATACCCAATTTTCCGATACAATTCATTTAGATTCACTGAAAAGCACAAAATCCAAAATCTGTAACTTCAAAGGATAAAGAAAGATTACTTGAAAAGAAGAGAGCTGAGTTCACGATAAACAGCATCCTTGACCCTTTTAGCCTTCTGTGGGTGTAAATATACAACCAAATTCGCTCTACACTCTTTCAATGCCTCCATTTTATTGATTCAACAGATACTTTGATGTCAATTTTGCGAGTAACGAATGGGGGTATTAAAAACGAATTTTGGGGTTTTTACATAAACCCTAGAAACCTAGCAAATTGTATGTATAGATAAAAGTTGTAATATTATAACTTTTATCCTTGAGGTTTGAAAATTAGCACTTAGACCTCTTTAGCGTTTGAAAAGAAGTCCCGACCTTTTCATAATTACAAAAAATCCCTCTTTAACAGTTTCATAACTGGAAAACGTTTTTCCTTGgtattttgattttaaaataaaatttgcaGCAGATGGAAAAGGTTTTGGTAAAGACTCCTTTTCAAATTTTGAATCAAACGTAACTTAAAAATTATTAATGTTTAAGCAATAAAGGCACCGTGATCAAGATATGGCTTAAGATTTAGCATCTTGTTTTAGAAAAAAGTTTAGGGTAAATTTTACAAATTGTCATATAACTATGACTCTTTTTTAACGAAAATCATATAACTTTATTTTCTCCCACAATAATCATCAAACTTTCACTAACTTACacaaaaatctcagtggaaaacACAATTTTCCATAGTACTTTTTCTTATTCCGggttttttaatttattttcagtctaataaataataactcaattaaaataaaataaaaatatttttcgcCGCTCTAAAAAATAATAGCCGATAAAGAATATAGTtttgtatatatttatataatgTACATATTCTATATATTTTTTGGCTAGCGAATAACAATTAGTTTTGACCGAAtagttaattttatatttttcccTTAAAATAGGAATGACTCAACTCAACGTGACTCAATTCCTATttacataaattaaaataataataaacttGAAACCTTCTCTCACAAAAAATTTAGCGTGGAATACATGAGATTCTAACacacaaaaaaaaggaagaaataaaataattatagaGCACTTAGAAAAATGCCATCAATTTGAATGAATATctcgaaaagaaaaagaaaatatagaagTATCGTGTTTTGAAGGATTCactttttatattattttaagtTTTATATACGGTTATTGTGTCGGGTAAGTTAGACCGAGTTGGGTCACTCCTATTTTAGTTGGATTATATTATTTATTAaactgaaaataaaaaaataaaaaaagttatGGAATAAGAAAATACTATTGAAAAGTTATATTTTCTGGTCACTATGATTTTGTGTGAgttagtaaaagttttataacTTTTGTATAAGAAAACATAATTATATGACTTTAGTAGGAAAAAAATCATACTTATCTGCCCTTTGAATTTACTATCGTACTAATTTATTTGAACATGAtcaaactttaaaaaataaaaggcaGACAACCTTCCTTTTTTTGAGTTATTATGAAGGGCATGATACTTACAATGTAGATATATCTTTAACATTCCTGGAGGAGTCTTCAGAAATGCAAGCGGAAACTGGGTGCTGGGCTTCATGGGAAGCATGCAACATACTACCAACACACATGCAGAGCTCTTGGCAGTGCTGAGAGGATTGCAAATTGCTGAAGAAAGGCAGTTAACGCCTCTAGAAATTAACACAGACTCCACGGAGGTAATAAGAATGCTTGACAATGAAAATCTTGTTTTTGACTCACTTATCTTTGAATGCAGGTCAATCATCCAAAGGCTAGGAGACGTAGTGGTGAAACACATCTACAGGTAGACGAACAAAGTTGCTGACATACTAGCAAAAGAGGGAGCCAAGAAGGATTTTTTTGATAATCTTTTTGTAACAACAATTCCTCCGGTGTTtgttatgtcgaggaagaagcaaacccgaaaataaagaagataaagaacaccaaattttaacgtggaaaacccttcaaatcgaaggtaaaaaccacgagatcacaaagatccaaaaagctccactataataataagagggttacaaaagttctcTAAATTGGCTACACAACAAATGCCAAACACGgaacaacaatagcaacaagagcaacaactaatcaattgaagaaagagtatAATCCACAAAAATGAAGCTGTTGTTCGAGGCTCTAAATCAGATTCTAAGAGCTTCCAAATCCGATCTCACCATTCAAATCCAAGACCAAGATGTTACGAACACTCAGTCAAAATTTCAGCCCGATCTAACGGTTAACGAATTAGAAAACGTGATTTGAACTTGGCCGGTCGGAATAAAAATTTGCAGCAAAACAaatacttttcttctctcttctctcttgatgaaagctctctcaaaaaccacttttatgtgcttaagtctttcaaagacttgtatcaatgatcatagaataattctccaaggttgtcctatttatagatcatgagtggtgctttctcttaaagccaaaacccgctcaaaataggaataaactgaatccaattccaaataggaattgaaaccaaaagagaataggattaggccattgggtctttggctggacaacatgggcatgtGCCCAACAAACTCCCCCTCCAACCAAGGGGCCAAATGTGTCTTCAAGTAGAGGAACTATTGACAGACTTCATGCCTGCCAATTTTCTACAAAATTCATGTTTATCTGCAACCAacgcctttgtcagcatatccgaAGGATTTTCATCAGTGTGTATCTTCTCAACATCAAATAATTTCTCTTCTACGGCCATTCTTATCCAATGatactttctatttatatgtttggttTTAGAATGAAAAGTGGAGTGCTTGGTGAGACAGATAGCACTCTGATTATCATAAAATAAGATGTACCTTGGCTGCTCAAAGCCAAGATCATTAATAAATTCCTTCATCCATAATAGTTCTTTGGCACCTTCTGTGACAACAATATATTCGGCTTCTGTGGTGGATAGAGCTATGCACTTCTGTAGTCTAGATTGCCAAGAAACAGCTCCCCATACAAAAGTGATCAAATAACCGAAAGTGGATCTTGAATTATCAAGATTGCCTCCTAAATCAGAGTCTGTGTAACAAACAAGTTCAGGCTTGCCATTACCAAAGCACAACTTCAAATCTGCAGTAcctttcaaataccttaatatccATTTTACCGCATCCCAATGTTCTTTTCCAGGATTAGAAAGGAATCTACTAACAATACCAACGGCATGTGCAATATCTCGTCTAGGGCAAATCatagcatacatcaagctaccaacggcAGAAGAGTAAGGAATACGAGACATCTCCTTTTTCTCTTCATCAGTAGATGGACTCTGACTAATACTCAATTTGAAGTGTTTAGCAAGAGGAGTACTAACCACTTTTGCATCTGACATATTGAACCTCCTGAGTACCTTCTCAATGTATTGCTTTTGGGATAGAAATAACTCTTTTCTATCTCTGAGTCGGTGGATTTGAATGCCCAAGATTTTCTTTGCTGGCCCCAAGTCCTTCATCTCAAACGATTTACTCAACTGCTTCTGAAGGACTGCAATTCTGGATTTATTCTTGCCAACAATAAGCATGTCGTCCACataaagcaataaaataataaaatcaaatcatcatcagagaacTTCTGGAAGAATACACAGTGGTCTGAAGAAGTTTTCTTGTACCCTTGTTCTTTTATGATagattcaaacttcaaataccattgccttggagcttgtttcaatccatacAGGCTCTTTTTCAATTTGCAAACATAattttcttttcccttagttACAAAGCCCtcaggttgctccatataaatctcctcatctaaatcaccatggagaaaagcagttttgacatccatctgcgcaacctctaaatctagacttgcagctaagcctagaactacccgaatagaagacatcttcacaacaggggagaaaatttcatcaaagtcaactcccttcttctggccaaaacctttaacAACTAACCTCGCCTTGTATCCAGGCGCAGAGGTATGGTTATCTTGCTTTATTCTGAATATCCATTTGTTAGATAAAGCTCTCTTACCTTTCGGCAATTTCACTAACTCGTATGTGCTATTATCATGGAGTGACTTCATCTCATCTTCCATCGTTTCGATCCACTGATCTTTGTGAGTATCTTTCATGGCTTCATCATAATTCTCAAGTTCTCCCATGTCAGTCAAAAATACATACTCTTCAGGAGGATAGTGCATGGATTTTTGCTTCTCCCTTGTAGATCTTCTAAGAGAGGTTTCAGGAGCATTCGAAGTAGTTACCTGTGCAGGAATTGGTTGTTGATCAACCACAACTTCATcaactggagcatccataacatctacaccatgatgatcattttgatcttgatcactatctccatcattgtcttgggttccttcatgtgcaataggtgccttagcaattgaaactggatcaatatcaactaagctctcattactctgagaatctatcttctcagctttgtcaatatcttcaatagtttggtcttcaaagaatattgcatcacgacttctaataattttattgtcaactggatcataaaaacgatacccaaactcatcttgaccataaccaataaagatgcactgcttagttttgacattcagtttcgatctctcatctttaggaacatgcacacaagttttACACCCAAAAACTCTCAGGTGGTCATAAGAAACATCTTTGGCAAACCAAACTCTATTTGGGACATCACCATCCAAAGCAACTGTAGGAGACAAATTGATAACATAGGCAACAGTGTTAAGTGCTTCCGCCcaaaatgtatttggaagtttagccTCTGAAAGTAAGCATCTAACTCTCTCAACTAGAGTTCTATTTATCCTCTCTGCCAAACCATTCAATTGAGGTGTCTTGGGTGGAGTTTTATGATGACGAATTCCTTTTTCCTTGCAATAGTTATCAAAGAGgccacaatattcaccaccattgtcagtacgaatacattttaatttcttccccATCTGTCTCTCAGCTAAGACCTGAAATTCCTTAAACACGCTAAGTGCTTGATCTTTAGATTTCAAAGGATACACCCAGAGCTTacgagaatgatcatcaatgaaggtcacaaagtaaagtgcacaaccttttgactttactttaaaagtaccacacaaatcagagtgtACTAGCTCCAATAAATCGGGCTTTCTTGAGGGAGGATGGCTATGAAAGGAAACCTTTTTCTGTTTGCCAGCTAAGCAATGGATACACTTTTTCAGCTTTGCTTGTTTCACTTCAGAAAGCAAACTTTTCTTAGCCAAACACGTAATCCCCCTCTCGCTCATATGACTCAGTCTTCGGTGCCACAATTCTGATAAAGTATCACTTTCCACCAGATTTATGGAGTCATTAAGAATAGATCCTTGTGTCACATATAATTGACCAGACTGACTCCTCGAGCTACTACTAACGAGCCCTTGGTGAGCTTCCATTGGCCATTAAAGAGGGCATTATGGTAACCTCCATCGTCTAATCTTCCTGTGGAGATCAAATTGAAAGTAAAGTCTGGAGCATGCTTGACATCTTGAAGAACTAATGTTGAACCAttattagttttcaaacaaaCTGTGTCAACACCAAACACCTTAACTTCACTAGCATTGCCCATTTTTAACACTCCATAATCAATAGGAGTATAAGATGAGAAAAAGTCTTTTCTTGGTGTGACATGTAAGGTAGCTCCAGAATCTACTATCCAACTCGTCTCATGGGATACCAAATTGATGACgttttcatcataagcaaaaagaaggtcatctcgaacaatagcagcaacattgttctcgttattttcagctttctttccttctctagtGTCTTGATTCAACTTGCGGCAAAACCTTTTGATGTGTCCTTTATTGCCACAGTGGTTGCATGTAATATTATAGTATTTGGACCTTGACTTGCTTCTACTTTTACCTCTATTCCTTGAGCCTCTTGTTCTATCTCTCCCCCGGTCTTCTGTAACCAAGATATCTTCTTGTGAGGACGAACCCTGAGATTTTCTCCTTACTTCCTCGTTCAACACACCACGCTTGGCATATTCCATGGTCACCTTACCTCCAGAAGCTGaatttgtcaaagaaacacgaagagtttcccaAGAGTCTGGTAGAGTATTAAGAAGCCAAAGtccttgtatctcatcatcaaaattaactcCCATTCCAGATAGCTGATCAAGGACGCCCTGAAAATTATTTATGTGATCAAGGATAGGGTTGCCTTCCTTGTATTTAAAGGTCATCAATTGCTTTAGCAGAAATAATTTGTTGTTCCCGgtttttgaagcataaagagtctCTAGCTTTTCCCATAATTATCTCACATGTATCTCGTTCACAATATGGTTGCGAACATTATCTTCAACCCATTGTCGTATATATCCACATACTTGTTGGTGCTCGAAATCCCAATTTTCATCGGATATACTCTCAGGTTTATGAGCTGAAAAATGGGTAGATgcatcttcttcacgaacaacaagtCTTTCATCTTGCTTCTCCAAACATTATAATTTCTCCCATTTAAACATACCATCTTGCTCATATTCGCCTCCATTCCGTAACAATCCGGATAAATaaccaaggctctgataccactgttaTGTCGAGGAAGAAACAAAcccaaaaataaagaagataaagaacaccaaattttaagtctttcaaagacttgtatcaatgagcatagaataattctccaaggttgtcctatttatagatcatgagtggtgctttctcttaaagccaaaacccactcaaaataggaataaactgaatccaattccaaataggaatgcaaaccaaaagagaataggattaggccattgggcctttggctggacaacatgggcatgtGCCCAACAGTTTGCTATTCATGCTTTTTGGGCAAACATAGCAGGAACTGTTTTCTCAAGACAAGTTTTGGATTGTAATAGTGTTACTTATGCTCATAGCGAGGGGGAACTAGTATACACTTCGATAAACAATGCTACTATATTATATCCTAATGGGTAGTATTTTAATTAATGTTTGAATTGCACcgttttaccaaaaaaaaaaacatccaTGGATATGATACCGAACTCTAACAACGAGAGCCTTAGGTCT
This region includes:
- the LOC104245676 gene encoding uncharacterized protein isoform X1, with the protein product MEALKECRANLVVYLHPQKAKNVMDAVYRELSSLLFKFNEALDGVVLTYEPKFSSNLAKILPGIHPYFGVRFEAKLLLFYPKPEMLLEGEVVKVGQQSIHIIVLGFASAFIADEDIREDFKYKIKHGKEVYISRSDKKHRIKVGTTLLFSVKSFDEEMLHVCGSLIPTNTGSVQWLERKAEESQADSVTEKSISNKRPVEVLETDNLVPYSEKLKSENHIKKSRRSKNRAS
- the LOC104245676 gene encoding uncharacterized protein isoform X2 codes for the protein MEALKECRANLVVYLHPQKAKRVKDAVYRELSSLLFKFNEALDGVVLTYEPKFSSNLAKILPGIHPYFGVRFEAKLLLFYPKPEMLLEGEVVKVGQQSIHIIVLGFASAFIADEDIREDFKYKIKHGKEVYISRSDKKHRIKVGTTLLFSVKSFDEEMLHVCGSLIPTNTGSVQWLERKAEESQADSVTEKSISNKRPVEVLETDNLVPYSEKLKSENHIKKSRRSKNRAS
- the LOC104245676 gene encoding uncharacterized protein isoform X3, with the protein product MEALKECRANLVVYLHPQKAKNVMDAVYRELSSLLFKFNEALDGVVLTYEPKFSSNLAKILPGIHPYFGVRFEAKLLLFYPKPEMLLEGEVVKVGQQSIHIIVLGFASAFIADEDIREDFKYKIKHGKEVYISRSDKKHRIKVGTTLLFSVKSFDEEMLHVCGSLIPTNTGSVQWLERKAEESQADRR